Proteins found in one Aneurinibacillus uraniidurans genomic segment:
- the recR gene encoding recombination mediator RecR, whose amino-acid sequence MYYPEPIAKLIDGFMKLPGIGPKTAARLAFFVLGMKEDDVLDIAKALVNAKRNLFYCSVCQNITDVDPCRICSDTSRDISTICVVQEPKDLIAMEKTREFTGYYHVLHGAISPMEGVGPEDIRIAELLRRLENEEVQELILATNPNIEGEATAMYISRLVKPFGIRVTRIAHGLPVGGDLEYADEVTISKALEGRREL is encoded by the coding sequence GTGTATTATCCCGAACCGATAGCTAAATTGATTGATGGATTTATGAAATTGCCAGGCATCGGCCCGAAAACGGCAGCCCGTCTGGCCTTTTTCGTGCTTGGCATGAAAGAAGATGATGTGCTTGATATTGCCAAGGCGCTTGTAAATGCGAAGCGGAATTTGTTTTATTGCTCGGTATGTCAGAACATTACAGATGTTGACCCGTGCCGTATCTGTTCCGACACATCAAGAGATATATCTACCATTTGTGTCGTGCAAGAGCCGAAAGATTTGATTGCGATGGAGAAAACACGTGAATTTACGGGGTACTATCATGTGTTGCATGGCGCGATTTCTCCTATGGAAGGAGTCGGACCAGAAGATATTCGCATCGCAGAATTGCTCAGGCGTTTAGAAAATGAAGAGGTACAGGAACTCATTTTAGCGACCAATCCGAATATTGAAGGGGAAGCGACTGCAATGTATATCTCTCGGCTTGTGAAACCGTTTGGTATTCGGGTGACCCGAATTGCGCATGGTCTGCCGGTAGGCGGGGATCTAGAATACGCGGATGAGGTAACGATTTCAAAAGCACTTGAGGGAAGAAGAGAGTTGTAA
- a CDS encoding ATP-binding protein has product MSSNSFYLEIGMDELEIHLHTMPFAAVFFNGQGHIVEANAILLQATGHTYEEIKQKTYQDLFVTKDSFEAWLSYCDIMRERFLQTPRSLLRLKSGETCMCDLMIYRGNGEDAIHYIILPGIQEAQGPDAFPSIYQQIVREINLGIILLSKEARILEISNKACTILGVRKTEVINKTIEEAFPGMGEEQGFISSSLLSGVTVSDKPYSWNNGEQRFELIVDSDVFRDAAGQIKGGYYIFKNITNMRSLEEKIERSDRLAMIGQIAAGTAHEIRNPLTSINGFLQMMRESLEKAGMQKEKSYTDIMLMEIKRINDLVSEFLLLSKQKKIQYKLVDIKQVMCEILPIVKNEALLQGIEVRMEQEEYLPHIMGDGELLKQVFLNISKNGIEAMGGKGELTVRIVSNHGNLEITIHDSGQGIPPYLADKIFEPFFTTKENGTGLGLPVCQKIIHDMGGSIRVSSKGFGTTFHIILPSC; this is encoded by the coding sequence ATGTCTAGCAATTCATTTTACTTAGAGATCGGCATGGATGAATTAGAAATACATCTGCATACGATGCCATTTGCTGCTGTATTTTTTAACGGACAGGGCCACATTGTAGAAGCGAATGCAATCTTGCTTCAGGCAACCGGCCATACATATGAAGAAATTAAGCAAAAGACATACCAGGATTTATTCGTAACGAAAGACTCATTTGAAGCTTGGCTTTCCTACTGCGATATTATGCGCGAGCGTTTCTTACAGACACCGCGAAGTTTACTGCGGTTAAAAAGCGGTGAGACGTGCATGTGCGATTTAATGATTTACAGAGGGAATGGGGAAGATGCGATTCATTATATTATCCTCCCGGGTATTCAAGAGGCACAGGGGCCGGATGCTTTCCCGTCTATTTATCAACAAATCGTTCGTGAGATCAATCTGGGGATTATTTTACTGAGTAAGGAAGCCCGGATTTTGGAGATTAGCAATAAAGCCTGCACCATTCTTGGGGTGCGTAAAACTGAGGTAATTAATAAGACAATTGAAGAAGCTTTCCCGGGAATGGGAGAAGAACAGGGGTTTATTTCCTCTTCTCTGCTGAGCGGTGTTACAGTATCGGATAAGCCCTATTCGTGGAACAACGGGGAACAGCGGTTCGAGCTGATTGTAGACTCAGATGTATTTCGTGATGCGGCGGGTCAAATCAAGGGTGGGTATTATATTTTTAAAAACATCACGAATATGCGTTCACTCGAAGAGAAAATCGAACGTAGTGATCGCCTGGCTATGATCGGACAGATTGCAGCTGGCACAGCGCATGAAATTCGTAATCCGCTTACATCCATTAATGGCTTCCTTCAGATGATGCGGGAATCACTTGAAAAAGCGGGTATGCAAAAAGAGAAGAGTTATACAGATATTATGCTGATGGAAATCAAGCGGATTAATGATCTGGTCAGCGAGTTTTTATTACTGAGTAAGCAGAAAAAGATTCAGTACAAGCTTGTTGATATTAAGCAGGTGATGTGTGAGATTTTACCGATTGTAAAAAATGAAGCGCTTTTACAGGGAATTGAGGTTAGAATGGAGCAGGAAGAATATCTTCCGCACATTATGGGGGATGGAGAACTATTAAAGCAGGTATTCTTGAATATATCCAAAAATGGAATCGAGGCGATGGGTGGCAAAGGAGAACTCACTGTACGTATTGTCTCCAATCATGGGAATTTGGAGATTACGATACATGATAGTGGGCAGGGAATTCCGCCGTATTTAGCTGATAAGATTTTTGAGCCCTTTTTTACGACAAAAGAAAACGGGACTGGGCTAGGGTTGCCAGTTTGTCAGAAAATTATACATGATATGGGTGGTAGCATCCGAGTTTCAAGCAAAGGGTTCGGTACGACTTTTCATATTATCCTTCCTTCCTGTTGA
- a CDS encoding CPBP family intramembrane glutamic endopeptidase: MAKNRRWEQVAVVSSILLLLGYISAQVFHFSTLRLVVTEQGLWRIVATGEASRWLAFSVLGLSVLPIFVFVPALIKVRRRRLLLWERELTGTDLLYYFALYQAFTGATYILYEFVDGSFFQADTPGGLIESLLMQIIMLVCGLILFAGRMDELGFVRPTRMFSMIGAVVGFYLASLFLLDRLVTIPIAQGLHVDLYSWREEQISGGVTEAKSLGMMMGLLEITLIGMFVPIAEEMMFRGVLQTAITNRLGAAAGIIGSSLLFGIFHVDPVFFPSLFIMGIILGWLRHHYQSIWASILFHSLNNSVTVLIYFLKK, from the coding sequence GTGGCGAAGAATCGACGGTGGGAACAAGTAGCTGTAGTTTCGAGTATACTTCTGCTGCTTGGATATATAAGTGCGCAGGTATTTCATTTTTCTACGCTTCGCTTGGTAGTAACAGAGCAAGGGTTGTGGCGGATTGTGGCGACAGGTGAAGCAAGCCGATGGTTGGCTTTCAGCGTGCTTGGGCTAAGTGTGCTGCCGATTTTTGTGTTTGTGCCGGCTCTTATAAAAGTACGTCGCAGGAGACTTTTGCTTTGGGAGCGAGAACTAACCGGAACGGACTTGTTGTATTACTTTGCACTTTATCAGGCGTTTACAGGAGCAACGTATATTTTGTACGAGTTTGTAGATGGGTCTTTTTTTCAAGCGGATACACCGGGGGGACTTATTGAGTCTTTGTTAATGCAGATTATTATGCTTGTATGCGGTCTGATTTTATTTGCTGGGAGAATGGACGAACTGGGGTTTGTTCGACCGACCCGAATGTTTTCGATGATTGGGGCGGTTGTGGGCTTTTATTTGGCTTCTCTTTTTTTATTAGATAGATTGGTAACAATTCCAATTGCACAGGGATTACATGTAGATCTGTATTCATGGCGTGAAGAACAAATCTCTGGCGGCGTAACAGAAGCTAAGAGCCTCGGTATGATGATGGGACTTCTGGAAATAACACTGATTGGGATGTTTGTGCCGATCGCAGAAGAGATGATGTTTCGAGGTGTACTACAAACGGCGATTACAAATCGGCTGGGGGCAGCAGCTGGAATTATAGGTTCGAGTTTATTGTTTGGCATTTTCCATGTAGACCCTGTTTTTTTCCCTTCTTTATTTATTATGGGCATAATACTTGGGTGGCTACGCCATCATTATCAAAGTATCTGGGCATCTATACTATTTCATTCACTTAATAACTCTGTTACTGTACTTATTTATTTTCTTAAAAAATAA
- a CDS encoding pro-sigmaK processing inhibitor BofA family protein — translation MNGWTIGVAVAIAISVFLLMNQAAWRPIKWIGWGLGNLVVGSIMLFLFNLAGQSISFHLPVNPVTVTITGFLGVPGLATLVVIKQFLL, via the coding sequence TTGAATGGCTGGACAATTGGGGTAGCTGTAGCGATTGCGATAAGTGTATTTTTACTTATGAATCAGGCTGCGTGGAGACCTATTAAATGGATCGGGTGGGGGCTGGGAAATCTGGTTGTGGGCAGTATTATGCTATTTTTGTTTAATTTGGCTGGACAGTCTATCTCATTTCATCTCCCGGTTAATCCTGTGACGGTAACCATAACGGGGTTCCTTGGTGTACCGGGTCTTGCTACGCTAGTTGTTATTAAACAGTTTCTCTTGTGA
- a CDS encoding YbaB/EbfC family nucleoid-associated protein: MFGGGNMQNMMKQVKKMQQQMQKAQEELKEQTVEGTSGGGMVTVKANGQKEILEVKIKPEAVDPDDVEMLEDLVLAAVTEALNKADEMASKSMGRFTGGMNMPGMF; this comes from the coding sequence ATGTTTGGTGGCGGAAATATGCAAAATATGATGAAGCAAGTTAAGAAAATGCAGCAGCAAATGCAAAAGGCGCAAGAAGAGCTGAAGGAACAGACCGTAGAAGGAACATCTGGCGGCGGCATGGTAACTGTGAAGGCGAATGGTCAGAAGGAAATTCTTGAAGTGAAGATCAAGCCGGAAGCGGTTGACCCGGATGATGTTGAAATGCTCGAAGATCTTGTGCTGGCTGCGGTAACGGAAGCGCTCAATAAAGCCGATGAGATGGCATCGAAAAGCATGGGACGTTTCACAGGCGGTATGAATATGCCGGGGATGTTCTAG
- a CDS encoding PP2C family protein-serine/threonine phosphatase, with protein sequence MSESAGTILLLGTPQPLMRSFLSMQYRLLEVEDISHLRRIMERIMTVELVLVSAASAEKAENLKEAIHELRNVEPLLPILLDCPGLYFEDRLLYFDRGVSYIFSYPLDVREVRLMVQKYIAHARSLNERMSRFHAVQKELNIATLVQKSLYPQEIKSGAIRFTYIHQPYYLLGGDLFEFISLDDGKAALFLLDVSGHGFSASLITMAIRTLLRGLAMKVTDPATVMKELNSHLCRLFFRLPDTMFVSCMYVVVDISAGTMEYANAGHPNGYVLDTEADILHCLRSTSLPLGIIETNRHETKKLAVGKTGRLMLMTDGVYEKGNDPEGNAKRIERLTKVFRSSDYRELDPLQMQLKQEIQKEHPIREDDYTMLLLEWGEGNERR encoded by the coding sequence ATGTCAGAATCTGCTGGAACTATTCTGCTTCTTGGAACGCCCCAGCCGCTGATGCGTTCTTTTCTTTCCATGCAGTATCGATTGTTGGAGGTAGAGGATATATCACATTTGCGGCGCATTATGGAACGGATTATGACCGTTGAGCTAGTATTGGTCAGTGCTGCGAGTGCAGAAAAAGCGGAAAACCTTAAAGAAGCCATTCATGAGCTACGGAACGTTGAGCCGCTTTTACCTATTTTGCTTGATTGTCCAGGATTGTATTTTGAAGATAGACTGTTGTACTTTGATCGTGGAGTCTCCTATATTTTTTCTTATCCTCTTGATGTGCGTGAAGTTCGCCTGATGGTTCAGAAGTACATCGCACATGCCCGTAGCTTGAACGAACGTATGAGTCGATTTCACGCTGTACAAAAAGAGCTGAATATCGCCACTCTCGTTCAGAAAAGTCTGTATCCTCAGGAAATTAAGAGCGGAGCTATTCGCTTTACGTACATCCACCAGCCTTACTACCTTCTCGGCGGGGACTTATTCGAGTTTATTTCACTTGACGACGGCAAGGCGGCATTATTCTTGCTGGATGTGTCGGGTCATGGCTTTTCAGCTTCTTTAATTACGATGGCCATTCGTACGCTTTTACGCGGACTGGCTATGAAAGTAACCGATCCTGCCACGGTTATGAAGGAACTTAATTCCCATCTTTGTCGCCTATTCTTCCGCCTCCCGGATACGATGTTTGTGAGCTGCATGTATGTGGTAGTAGATATATCAGCTGGAACTATGGAGTATGCGAATGCAGGTCATCCAAATGGGTATGTGCTTGATACAGAAGCGGATATCTTGCATTGCCTGCGGTCTACTTCTTTGCCGCTTGGTATTATTGAGACAAATCGACATGAAACAAAGAAATTGGCAGTAGGAAAGACGGGCCGTCTTATGCTTATGACAGACGGTGTGTATGAGAAAGGAAATGATCCGGAAGGAAATGCAAAGCGGATTGAGAGGTTGACGAAAGTTTTTCGATCATCAGATTACCGTGAGCTAGATCCGCTACAGATGCAGCTCAAACAGGAAATTCAGAAGGAGCATCCGATACGGGAAGACGATTATACGATGCTTTTGCTTGAATGGGGTGAAGGTAATGAGCGCCGCTGA
- the dnaX gene encoding DNA polymerase III subunit gamma/tau: MTYRALYRVWRPQTFHDIVGQEHITRTLQNAIKEQRFSHAYLFNGPRGTGKTSAAKVMAKAINCEQGPAAEPCNECAACRGITEGSVVDVMEIDAASNRRIEEIRDIRDKVKYAPTQVRYKVYIIDEVHMLTTEAFNALLKTLEEPPAHVIFILATTDPHKLPATIISRCQRFDFRRIGSGAIVKRMREAVEAEHVQISDQALTFIARMAEGGMRDALSLLDQALSFGGEQIDLEDVIAITGAASHGLLSETVTAIQDGATATALDIVRRLVQEGKSPEQFLDDLLFYFRDLLLYKTAPALEEIQDRIILEPEFAKLADSLVRPHIFAVIEQLNRAKSEMKWASQPRIMLELILIQLCQATGSEQEVMGGGENPSGAPAVLSADVAQLLQRIDILEKRLKQMETDGSSASPVSQPTRPEKRRSSLQPTVKIPVSRIQDVAVHSIEPQLRKLQSIWPDILGTVKSRSIQLHAWLLDGKPVALSQDGIVVCFKSVIHCETTSRELNKKLLEEVVKGFINRPVELFTLMESQWQEIRQAAVLPEKGSGEESVSAPEAEPLVDEAIKLFGEDLVDIKD, translated from the coding sequence ATGACATATCGTGCATTATATCGTGTTTGGCGGCCGCAGACATTTCATGATATCGTAGGCCAGGAACACATCACTCGTACGCTGCAAAACGCAATTAAAGAGCAGCGTTTTTCTCATGCGTACTTATTTAATGGGCCGCGCGGTACCGGTAAGACTAGTGCAGCCAAAGTGATGGCGAAGGCGATTAACTGTGAACAGGGTCCGGCAGCGGAACCCTGCAACGAATGTGCGGCCTGCCGTGGAATTACAGAAGGCTCTGTTGTCGATGTCATGGAGATTGACGCTGCTTCGAATCGACGAATTGAAGAAATTCGGGATATTCGTGATAAAGTGAAGTATGCGCCGACTCAAGTACGGTATAAAGTATATATTATTGATGAAGTGCACATGCTGACGACGGAAGCGTTTAACGCCTTACTGAAAACGTTGGAAGAACCGCCAGCCCATGTGATTTTTATTCTGGCAACGACAGATCCACATAAGCTTCCGGCTACGATTATTTCCCGCTGTCAGCGGTTTGATTTCCGACGTATCGGAAGTGGAGCAATTGTGAAGCGGATGCGCGAGGCAGTCGAAGCGGAACACGTCCAGATTTCAGATCAGGCGCTGACATTTATTGCACGTATGGCAGAAGGTGGGATGAGGGATGCATTGAGCTTGCTTGATCAGGCTCTTTCGTTCGGTGGCGAACAGATTGATCTTGAAGATGTGATCGCCATTACGGGTGCCGCTTCCCATGGTTTGTTGAGTGAGACGGTTACGGCAATCCAGGATGGGGCAACTGCTACGGCACTCGACATTGTTCGCCGCCTTGTGCAAGAAGGTAAAAGCCCGGAGCAGTTTCTGGATGATTTACTCTTTTACTTCCGGGACCTCCTGCTGTATAAAACAGCGCCAGCGTTAGAAGAGATTCAGGACCGGATCATACTGGAACCAGAATTCGCAAAGCTAGCAGACAGCCTGGTACGTCCGCACATTTTCGCTGTTATTGAGCAGTTGAACCGGGCGAAGAGTGAGATGAAGTGGGCCAGTCAGCCGCGGATTATGCTCGAGCTGATTCTGATTCAGCTTTGCCAAGCGACAGGTTCTGAACAGGAAGTTATGGGGGGTGGAGAGAATCCGTCAGGCGCCCCTGCTGTTTTATCTGCGGATGTGGCACAGCTTCTACAGCGAATTGATATACTGGAGAAGCGCCTTAAGCAGATGGAAACAGACGGAAGCTCAGCTTCACCCGTGTCGCAACCGACTCGTCCAGAAAAGCGTCGTTCCAGCCTTCAGCCGACAGTCAAAATTCCGGTTAGTCGCATTCAAGATGTGGCGGTTCATTCGATTGAGCCACAATTACGGAAGTTACAGTCCATCTGGCCGGACATTCTTGGGACAGTTAAATCACGCAGCATCCAACTGCATGCCTGGCTCCTTGATGGCAAGCCGGTTGCACTCTCTCAGGATGGAATCGTGGTCTGCTTTAAGAGCGTGATTCATTGTGAGACAACATCACGCGAATTAAATAAGAAGTTACTTGAAGAAGTTGTAAAAGGATTTATAAATCGTCCTGTTGAATTATTTACCTTGATGGAAAGTCAGTGGCAGGAGATTCGGCAGGCAGCCGTTTTGCCAGAGAAAGGATCGGGAGAGGAGTCGGTATCTGCTCCCGAAGCAGAGCCACTGGTTGATGAAGCGATAAAGTTGTTTGGCGAAGACCTTGTGGACATAAAAGATTAG